A genome region from Hemitrygon akajei chromosome 14, sHemAka1.3, whole genome shotgun sequence includes the following:
- the LOC140738915 gene encoding hydroxycarboxylic acid receptor 2-like produces the protein MGNETHECASVKDIYSAYNPPILILTFIFGFIGNVIALWIFCFHVKSWRPNTVYSLSLAIADTLLICCLPFRADYYIRDKNWILGDVACRLKIFLIFLNRTESVVFLTVISLNRYFKVLHPHHEVNKISTRTAVKVSIILWFLTILICVHILVEPRTFTHNNATHCEPFDITHPLSLTAFWTNIIFIVFKFILPASVILFSTCSIIWRLKQMKTEMRVKYERAMRLVIAVAAVFLICFLPTNIAVIVILISSNLNDCVVFDISVQIFYNTLCITYLNSVLDPVIYYFSSSTFKETLKKALTSHNIRLFRSGTEDSLPPKQETQQSVEPERSSVCNTVDHLQT, from the coding sequence ATGGGTAATGAGACACATGAATGCGCTTCAGTGAAGGACATTTATTCAGCCTACAATCCGCCGATACTTATTTTAACATTTATCTTTGGATTCATTGGAAATGTGATTGCCTTGTGGATCTTCTGTTTTCATGTTAAATCCTGGAGACCAAACACCGTCTATTCTCTGAGCCTGGCGATTGCCGACACTCTGCTAATCTGCTGCCTGCCATTTCGAGCCGATTACTACATACGTGACAAGAACTGGATACTTGGTGATGTTGCGTGCCGTCTGAAGATATTCCTGATATTTCTGAACCGGACAGAGAGCGTTGTTTTCCTTACAGTTATCTCACTTAATCGCTATTTCAAAGTGCTCCATCCGCATCATGAAGTGAACAAGATCTCTACAAGGACTGCAGTGAAGGTATCAATCATTCTCTGGTTTCTAACAATATTGATTTGTGTTCACATTCTGGTAGAACCTCGTACCTTCACACATAACAATGCAACTCACTGTGAGCCATTTGACATAACTCATCCACTAAGCCTCACAGCATTTTGGACTAATAttattttcattgttttcaagttTATTTTACCGGCTTCAGTGATCCTGTTCTCCACGTGCTCTATTATCTGGAGGCTAAAGCAGATGAAGACTGAAATGAGGGTTAAATATGAAAGAGCTATGAGGCTTGTGATAGCTGTGGCAGCAGTGTTTCTCATCTGCTTCCTACCCACTAATATCGCTGTAATCGTCATTTTAATTTCAAGCAATTTAAACGACTGTGTGGTATTTGATATCAGTGTTCAGATATTCTACAATACACTGTGCATAACCTATTTGAACAGTGTGCTGGATCCAGTTATTTACTACTTCTCAAGTTCAACATTCAAAGAAACTTTGAAGAAAGCTCTTACCTCTCATAATATCAGATTATTCAGATCAGGAACAGAGGATTCATTGCCaccaaagcaagaaacccaacaATCTGTTGAACCTGAAAGATCTTCGGTCTGCAACACCGTTGATCACTTACAAACATAG